A genome region from Anastrepha obliqua isolate idAnaObli1 chromosome 4, idAnaObli1_1.0, whole genome shotgun sequence includes the following:
- the LOC129245442 gene encoding uncharacterized protein LOC129245442 — MGLVAYGIFLITLALDVATTLDECIVPIGSIHYNRIQWPLIYKPNGELYPTQVDPGVEYESVHLPAGAEAILSCGPNYLKNYNRAEVLNVKCESDGKFSALSGDVSDANKGPKAVDQFGCDLRAVEEVLSTVNGCINQAWTAVAFGYVNPQDHLTHIIGEACYDEGEGRTIFAHVKLNDTDSLYQQQLPKDFLTKRRHRDGRYRSEFLRGFYEVDEIYERIRQALHLEQVPFPQKANYVDEFLLSSTQFHAVKKLGWNYFVAHDDLAAWTTLKQDILAHHHATKNAALDIYVGSHGIQVLHGANGEQLELYLQPAACEHGKFPVPELLWVVVKQDDKATAFGVYNEASAHAVDCSVTASRHAPICESKCAEISWLSETLKRGFVVCCSVSEFRKVVKEVPAVAEA, encoded by the exons ATGGGTTTAGTCGCTTATGGAATTTTTCTTATAACTCTTGCGTTAGATGTGGCTACGACACTCGATGAGTGCATTGTGCCCATCGGCTCCATACACTACAATCGCATTCAATGGCCATTGATCTACAAACCCAACGGCGAGTTGTATCCTACGCAAGTGGATCCAGGTGTAGAATACGAAAGTGTGCATTTACCTGCTGGCGCAGAGGCCATACTCTCATGCGGACCTAATTATCTGAAAAACTATAACCGCGCGGAGGTTTTGAATGTGAAATGTGAAAGCGACGGCAAGTTTAGTGCATTGAGTGGCGACGTATCGGATGCGAACAAGGGGCCGAAAGCGGTGGATCAGTTTGGTTGCGATTTGCGTGCTGTCGAAGAGGTGTTAAGCACTGTGAATGGTTGCATCAATCAGGCATGGACAGCGGTGGCATTTGGCTACGTCAATCCACAGGATCATTTGACGCACATTATTGGCGAGGCATGCTACGATGAAGGCGAGGGGCGTACAATATTTGCGCATGTTAAGCTGAATGACACGG ATTCCCTTTACCAGCAACAACTGCCCAAAGACTTTCTAACCAAACGCCGTCATCGCGATGGACGCTACAGAAGTGAGTTCTTGCGTGGCTTCTATGAGGTCGATGAGATCTATGAGCGTATACGCCAAGCGCTACATTTGGAACAGGTTCCATTCCCACAGAAAGCCAACTATGTGGATGAGTTCTTGCTGAGCAGTACACAATTTCACGCAGTGAAGAAACTGGGTTGGAATTATTTTGTtgcacatgacgatcttgcggcATGGACGACGCTCAAGCAAGATATACTTGCACACCATCACGCAACTAAAAATGCAGCATTGGATATTTATGTGGGTAGTCATGGCATTCAAGTGCTGCATGGTGCTAATGGTGAGCAGCTGGAGCTCTATCTACAACCGGCAGCGTGTGAACATGGAAAATTCCCAGTGCCCGAACTGTTGTGGGTCGTCGTGAAGCAAGACGATAAGGCAACGGCTTTTGGTGTATACAACGAAGCTAGTGCGCATGCGGTGGACTGTAGTGTGACAGCTTCGAGACATGCACCGATTTGTGAGAGCAAATGCGCTGAGATCAGTTGGCTTTCGGAAACGTTGAAAAGGGGATTTGTGGTTTGTTGTAGTGTATCGGAATTTAGAAAAGTGGTAAAAGAGGTGCCTGCCGTCGCAGAGGCGTAG